Proteins found in one Candidatus Desulfofervidus auxilii genomic segment:
- a CDS encoding outer membrane protein assembly factor BamD, with product MCLLFLVNCGQIKEYFFPPSSLEGLSVKQLIQMGLNAFQKGNFDRAIEIFQYIKDAHPFSSEAVIARLKLADAYYYKHNFENAILSYQDFISLHPKHKKVPYAIYQIGLCYYHQIPSIDRDQTVTKKALETFKQVVREYPETRYAQRATIKIKVCREKLALHEFYVGRFYYRTKKYKSALLRFRYILDNYADLPIARKAQYYLELCKKKLKNEKSIQFF from the coding sequence TTGTGTTTATTATTTTTAGTTAATTGTGGTCAAATAAAAGAATATTTTTTCCCTCCCTCTTCTTTAGAAGGATTATCAGTAAAACAGCTTATACAGATGGGTTTAAATGCCTTTCAAAAAGGAAATTTTGATCGTGCTATAGAAATTTTTCAATATATTAAAGATGCCCATCCTTTTAGTTCTGAAGCTGTTATTGCTCGTCTAAAATTGGCTGATGCTTATTATTATAAGCATAATTTTGAAAATGCTATTTTGAGCTATCAAGATTTTATCAGCCTTCATCCTAAACATAAAAAGGTTCCTTATGCTATTTATCAGATTGGACTTTGTTATTATCACCAAATTCCTAGCATTGATCGTGATCAAACTGTTACAAAAAAAGCCCTTGAAACTTTTAAACAAGTAGTCAGAGAATACCCTGAAACACGATATGCTCAAAGAGCTACTATTAAAATTAAAGTATGTCGCGAAAAATTAGCATTACATGAATTTTATGTAGGCAGATTTTATTATCGTACAAAAAAATACAAATCAGCTTTATTACGTTTTAGATATATTTTGGACAATTATGCTGATTTACCTATCGCACGTAAAGCTCAATATTATTTAGAATTGTGCAAAAAAAAGTTAAAAAATGAAAAAAGTATCCAATTTTTTTAA
- the trxA gene encoding thioredoxin, whose product MAIIVLTDANFNDEVLNSNLPVIVDFWAPWCAPCRMIAPIMEELATQYENKVKICKINVDENPITPGRFEIKAIPTIIFFKNGKVYDQIVGVVPKSMIEQIIEKMLA is encoded by the coding sequence ATGGCGATTATTGTGCTAACTGATGCTAATTTCAATGATGAGGTATTAAATTCTAATTTACCTGTTATTGTAGATTTTTGGGCACCTTGGTGTGCACCTTGTCGAATGATAGCTCCAATTATGGAAGAACTTGCTACTCAATATGAGAATAAAGTAAAGATATGTAAAATCAATGTAGATGAAAATCCTATAACTCCAGGTCGTTTTGAAATTAAAGCAATCCCTACAATTATTTTTTTTAAAAATGGAAAGGTATATGACCAAATTGTCGGTGTAGTACCTAAGAGCATGATTGAACAGATTATTGAAAAGATGCTTGCCTAA